A region from the Lentimonas sp. CC4 genome encodes:
- a CDS encoding phosphotransferase, translating into MNAHLKSVILSATGATELVDLGVIQSLWSGYGSIVRYGLKGAALESVVVKHVSLPEGVAHPRGWNTDHSHQRKLKSYEVETAWYRDWSARCGVGCRVPKCLALESVGHELIIVMEDLDAAGFGVRLTSVGAVALNACLSWLANFHATFMGAEPLGLWASGTYWHLETRPDELAILAREDPALKDAAQVIDQKLKASPYQTLVHGDAKLANFCFSEDGASVAAVDFQYVGRGCGMKDVAYLIGSCLNEVACERQEATLLDVYFAALREALIAQDSDLDLDELERDWRTLFPVAWTDFHRFLKGWSPGHWKINSYSERVARGVVAELQENI; encoded by the coding sequence ATGAATGCACATTTGAAATCGGTAATATTGAGCGCGACGGGCGCGACGGAGTTGGTTGATTTGGGCGTGATCCAGAGTCTCTGGAGCGGTTATGGCTCGATTGTTCGCTATGGCCTAAAGGGCGCTGCGCTGGAGAGCGTAGTGGTGAAGCATGTATCGTTGCCAGAGGGGGTGGCACATCCGCGGGGTTGGAATACAGATCACTCGCATCAGCGGAAGTTGAAGTCCTATGAGGTGGAGACGGCATGGTATCGTGACTGGAGTGCGCGTTGTGGAGTGGGTTGCCGTGTGCCGAAGTGCCTTGCGTTGGAGTCGGTCGGCCATGAGTTAATTATTGTGATGGAAGATCTCGATGCCGCAGGGTTTGGTGTGCGGCTAACATCGGTCGGTGCTGTGGCGCTGAACGCGTGCCTGTCGTGGTTGGCAAATTTTCACGCGACGTTTATGGGAGCCGAGCCTTTGGGCTTATGGGCGAGTGGCACGTATTGGCATCTGGAAACGCGCCCCGATGAGTTGGCGATTTTAGCACGAGAGGATCCGGCGCTCAAAGATGCGGCACAGGTAATTGATCAGAAACTTAAGGCGAGTCCCTATCAGACCTTGGTGCATGGTGATGCGAAGCTGGCGAATTTTTGCTTTTCCGAGGATGGGGCATCGGTCGCAGCGGTTGATTTTCAATACGTGGGGCGCGGGTGTGGGATGAAGGACGTCGCGTATCTGATTGGTAGTTGCCTTAACGAGGTAGCATGCGAGCGCCAGGAGGCTACACTGTTAGATGTGTATTTCGCTGCGTTACGTGAGGCCTTGATTGCGCAGGATTCGGATCTGGATTTGGATGAGCTGGAGCGCGACTGGCGGACACTCTTTCCTGTGGCGTGGACTGACTTTCATCGCTTTTTGAAAGGTTGGAGTCCCGGGCATTGGAAGATCAATAGTTACAGTGAGCGGGTCGCACGCGGGGTGGTGGCTGAGCTGCAGGAGAATATATAG